In Primulina huaijiensis isolate GDHJ02 chromosome 6, ASM1229523v2, whole genome shotgun sequence, a single window of DNA contains:
- the LOC140979002 gene encoding mitogen-activated protein kinase 15-like isoform X2 — protein sequence MQPDNRKKASIDVDFFTEYGEGSRYRIEEVIGKGSYGVVCSAYDTHLGEKVAIKKINDIFEHVSDATRILREIKLLRLLRHPDIVEIKHILLPPSRREFKDIYVVFELMESDLHQVIKANDDLTLEHYQFFLYQLLRGLKYIHTASVFHRDLKPKNILANADCKLKICDFGLARVAFNDTPTAIFWTDYVATRWYRAPELCGSFFSKYTPAIDLWSIGCIFAELLTGKPLFPGKNVVHQLDLMTDLLGTPPSETIARIRNEKARRYLSSMRRKKPIPLTHKFPNADPLALRLLERMLAFDPKDRPSAEEALADPYFQNLARVEREPSSQPVTKMEFEFERRRITKEDVRELIYREILEYHPKMLKEYIEGAEPTSFMYPSAVDKFKKQFAYLEEHYGNGAAAPPERQHSSSLPRPCVLYSENSNLSSSDVANDLSKFTIKEAEKNQVDRTSAHSIVRFPGQVPPNIQGVAARPGKVIGPVVRYNNCGATAATIEANDQHKMVRNPSVNSQYIVSGSTYPRKHPGCKIEKGDGCSEGSNGLQHKPDLYMARKVTAQGGVVNHWY from the exons ATGCAGCCTGATAATCggaaaaag GCATCTATTGATGTAGATTTCTTCACGGAATATGGTGAAGGCAGCAGATATAGAATCGAGGAAGTTATTGGAAAAGGTAGCTATGGTGTTGTTTGCTCAGCATATGACACCCATCTTGGGGAAAAAGTTGCaattaaaaagataaatgaCATATTCGAACATGTCTCTGATGCCACACGAATTCTTAGGGAGATTAAGCTTCTTAGGCTTCTTCGTCATCCAGATATTGTGGAAATCAAGCATATTTTGCTTCCTCCTTCTAGAAGGGAATTCAAGGACATATATGTCGTTTTTGAACTAATGGAATCAGATCTCCACCAGGTTATTAAAGCCAATGATGACTTGACTCTGGAACATTACCAATTCTTTCTATATCAGCTCCTTCGAGGCTTGAAATATATACATACAG CTAGCGTATTTCACCGTGATTTGAagccaaaaaatattttggcgaATGCTGACTGCAAACTTAAGATTTGTGATTTTGGCCTTGCAAGAGTGGCCTTCAATGATACTCCTACCGCAATATTTTGGACA GATTATGTTGCCACAAGGTGGTATAGGGCACCTGAATTGTGTGGTTCTTTTTTCTCCAAG TATACTCCTGCAATTGACCTTTGGAGTATTGGGTGCATTTTTGCGGAACTTTTGACTGGAAAACCTCTGTTCCCTGGAAAAAATGTGGTTCACCAGTTAGACCTCATGACTGATTTGTTGGGTACACCACCTTCCGAGACCATTGCAAGG ATAAGAAATGAAAAGGCTCGGAGATACTTAAGTAGCATGCGGAGGAAGAAGCCAATTCCTTTAACCCACAAATTTCCAAATGCAGACCCCCTTGCTCTTCGCTTATTAGAAAGAATGCTTGCTTTTGATCCTAAGGATAGACCTTCGGCAGAAGAG GCTCTAGCAGATCCATACTTCCAGAACTTGGCTAGAGTTGAGAGAGAACCTTCTTCTCAACCGGTGACTAAAATGGAGTTTGAATTTGAAAGGCGAAGAATTACCAAAGAGGATGTTAGAGAGTTAATATATCGAGAAATTCTTGAATACCACCCAAAGATGTTGAAAGAATACATAGAAGGAGCTGAACCTACTAGCTTCATGTATCCAAG TGCCGTCGACAAATTTAAGAAGCAATTTGCGTATCTTGAGGAACATTACGGGAATGGAGCTGCTGCTCCACCTGAAAGACAACATTCGTCATCTTTACCCAG GCCATGTGTTTTATATTCGGAAAATTCTAATCTGAGCTCATCTGATGTTGCCAACGATCTTTCTAAATTCACCATTAAAGAAGCTGAGAAGAATCAAGTAGACCGTACTTCTGCGCATTCTATAGTGAGATTTCCAGGTCAAGTACCTCCAAATATCCAAG GTGTAGCGGCAAGGCCTGGCAAGGTCATTGGTCCTGTAGTACGTTACAATAACTGTGGAGCAACAGCAGCAACCATAGAGGCAAATGATCAGCATAAAATGGTTCGAAATCCCAGTGTCAATTCTCAGTACATTGTTTCTGGCTCTACTTACCCAAGAAAACACCCTGGCTGCAAGATCGAAAAGGGGGACGGTTGCTCAGAAGGTTCGAATGGGTTGCAGCACAAACCTGATCTATACATGGCAAGAAAAGTTACTGCTCAAGGTGGAGTAGTAAACCATTGGTATTAA
- the LOC140979002 gene encoding mitogen-activated protein kinase 15-like isoform X1, with amino-acid sequence MQPDNRKKASIDVDFFTEYGEGSRYRIEEVIGKGSYGVVCSAYDTHLGEKVAIKKINDIFEHVSDATRILREIKLLRLLRHPDIVEIKHILLPPSRREFKDIYVVFELMESDLHQVIKANDDLTLEHYQFFLYQLLRGLKYIHTASVFHRDLKPKNILANADCKLKICDFGLARVAFNDTPTAIFWTDYVATRWYRAPELCGSFFSKYTPAIDLWSIGCIFAELLTGKPLFPGKNVVHQLDLMTDLLGTPPSETIARIRNEKARRYLSSMRRKKPIPLTHKFPNADPLALRLLERMLAFDPKDRPSAEEALADPYFQNLARVEREPSSQPVTKMEFEFERRRITKEDVRELIYREILEYHPKMLKEYIEGAEPTSFMYPSAVDKFKKQFAYLEEHYGNGAAAPPERQHSSSLPRPCVLYSENSNLSSSDVANDLSKFTIKEAEKNQVDRTSAHSIVRFPGQVPPNIQAGVAARPGKVIGPVVRYNNCGATAATIEANDQHKMVRNPSVNSQYIVSGSTYPRKHPGCKIEKGDGCSEGSNGLQHKPDLYMARKVTAQGGVVNHWY; translated from the exons ATGCAGCCTGATAATCggaaaaag GCATCTATTGATGTAGATTTCTTCACGGAATATGGTGAAGGCAGCAGATATAGAATCGAGGAAGTTATTGGAAAAGGTAGCTATGGTGTTGTTTGCTCAGCATATGACACCCATCTTGGGGAAAAAGTTGCaattaaaaagataaatgaCATATTCGAACATGTCTCTGATGCCACACGAATTCTTAGGGAGATTAAGCTTCTTAGGCTTCTTCGTCATCCAGATATTGTGGAAATCAAGCATATTTTGCTTCCTCCTTCTAGAAGGGAATTCAAGGACATATATGTCGTTTTTGAACTAATGGAATCAGATCTCCACCAGGTTATTAAAGCCAATGATGACTTGACTCTGGAACATTACCAATTCTTTCTATATCAGCTCCTTCGAGGCTTGAAATATATACATACAG CTAGCGTATTTCACCGTGATTTGAagccaaaaaatattttggcgaATGCTGACTGCAAACTTAAGATTTGTGATTTTGGCCTTGCAAGAGTGGCCTTCAATGATACTCCTACCGCAATATTTTGGACA GATTATGTTGCCACAAGGTGGTATAGGGCACCTGAATTGTGTGGTTCTTTTTTCTCCAAG TATACTCCTGCAATTGACCTTTGGAGTATTGGGTGCATTTTTGCGGAACTTTTGACTGGAAAACCTCTGTTCCCTGGAAAAAATGTGGTTCACCAGTTAGACCTCATGACTGATTTGTTGGGTACACCACCTTCCGAGACCATTGCAAGG ATAAGAAATGAAAAGGCTCGGAGATACTTAAGTAGCATGCGGAGGAAGAAGCCAATTCCTTTAACCCACAAATTTCCAAATGCAGACCCCCTTGCTCTTCGCTTATTAGAAAGAATGCTTGCTTTTGATCCTAAGGATAGACCTTCGGCAGAAGAG GCTCTAGCAGATCCATACTTCCAGAACTTGGCTAGAGTTGAGAGAGAACCTTCTTCTCAACCGGTGACTAAAATGGAGTTTGAATTTGAAAGGCGAAGAATTACCAAAGAGGATGTTAGAGAGTTAATATATCGAGAAATTCTTGAATACCACCCAAAGATGTTGAAAGAATACATAGAAGGAGCTGAACCTACTAGCTTCATGTATCCAAG TGCCGTCGACAAATTTAAGAAGCAATTTGCGTATCTTGAGGAACATTACGGGAATGGAGCTGCTGCTCCACCTGAAAGACAACATTCGTCATCTTTACCCAG GCCATGTGTTTTATATTCGGAAAATTCTAATCTGAGCTCATCTGATGTTGCCAACGATCTTTCTAAATTCACCATTAAAGAAGCTGAGAAGAATCAAGTAGACCGTACTTCTGCGCATTCTATAGTGAGATTTCCAGGTCAAGTACCTCCAAATATCCAAG CAGGTGTAGCGGCAAGGCCTGGCAAGGTCATTGGTCCTGTAGTACGTTACAATAACTGTGGAGCAACAGCAGCAACCATAGAGGCAAATGATCAGCATAAAATGGTTCGAAATCCCAGTGTCAATTCTCAGTACATTGTTTCTGGCTCTACTTACCCAAGAAAACACCCTGGCTGCAAGATCGAAAAGGGGGACGGTTGCTCAGAAGGTTCGAATGGGTTGCAGCACAAACCTGATCTATACATGGCAAGAAAAGTTACTGCTCAAGGTGGAGTAGTAAACCATTGGTATTAA
- the LOC140979002 gene encoding mitogen-activated protein kinase 16-like isoform X3: MVKAADIESRKLLEKVIKANDDLTLEHYQFFLYQLLRGLKYIHTASVFHRDLKPKNILANADCKLKICDFGLARVAFNDTPTAIFWTDYVATRWYRAPELCGSFFSKYTPAIDLWSIGCIFAELLTGKPLFPGKNVVHQLDLMTDLLGTPPSETIARIRNEKARRYLSSMRRKKPIPLTHKFPNADPLALRLLERMLAFDPKDRPSAEEALADPYFQNLARVEREPSSQPVTKMEFEFERRRITKEDVRELIYREILEYHPKMLKEYIEGAEPTSFMYPSAVDKFKKQFAYLEEHYGNGAAAPPERQHSSSLPRPCVLYSENSNLSSSDVANDLSKFTIKEAEKNQVDRTSAHSIVRFPGQVPPNIQAGVAARPGKVIGPVVRYNNCGATAATIEANDQHKMVRNPSVNSQYIVSGSTYPRKHPGCKIEKGDGCSEGSNGLQHKPDLYMARKVTAQGGVVNHWY; this comes from the exons ATGGTGAAGGCAGCAGATATAGAATCGAGGAAGTTATTGGAAAAG GTTATTAAAGCCAATGATGACTTGACTCTGGAACATTACCAATTCTTTCTATATCAGCTCCTTCGAGGCTTGAAATATATACATACAG CTAGCGTATTTCACCGTGATTTGAagccaaaaaatattttggcgaATGCTGACTGCAAACTTAAGATTTGTGATTTTGGCCTTGCAAGAGTGGCCTTCAATGATACTCCTACCGCAATATTTTGGACA GATTATGTTGCCACAAGGTGGTATAGGGCACCTGAATTGTGTGGTTCTTTTTTCTCCAAG TATACTCCTGCAATTGACCTTTGGAGTATTGGGTGCATTTTTGCGGAACTTTTGACTGGAAAACCTCTGTTCCCTGGAAAAAATGTGGTTCACCAGTTAGACCTCATGACTGATTTGTTGGGTACACCACCTTCCGAGACCATTGCAAGG ATAAGAAATGAAAAGGCTCGGAGATACTTAAGTAGCATGCGGAGGAAGAAGCCAATTCCTTTAACCCACAAATTTCCAAATGCAGACCCCCTTGCTCTTCGCTTATTAGAAAGAATGCTTGCTTTTGATCCTAAGGATAGACCTTCGGCAGAAGAG GCTCTAGCAGATCCATACTTCCAGAACTTGGCTAGAGTTGAGAGAGAACCTTCTTCTCAACCGGTGACTAAAATGGAGTTTGAATTTGAAAGGCGAAGAATTACCAAAGAGGATGTTAGAGAGTTAATATATCGAGAAATTCTTGAATACCACCCAAAGATGTTGAAAGAATACATAGAAGGAGCTGAACCTACTAGCTTCATGTATCCAAG TGCCGTCGACAAATTTAAGAAGCAATTTGCGTATCTTGAGGAACATTACGGGAATGGAGCTGCTGCTCCACCTGAAAGACAACATTCGTCATCTTTACCCAG GCCATGTGTTTTATATTCGGAAAATTCTAATCTGAGCTCATCTGATGTTGCCAACGATCTTTCTAAATTCACCATTAAAGAAGCTGAGAAGAATCAAGTAGACCGTACTTCTGCGCATTCTATAGTGAGATTTCCAGGTCAAGTACCTCCAAATATCCAAG CAGGTGTAGCGGCAAGGCCTGGCAAGGTCATTGGTCCTGTAGTACGTTACAATAACTGTGGAGCAACAGCAGCAACCATAGAGGCAAATGATCAGCATAAAATGGTTCGAAATCCCAGTGTCAATTCTCAGTACATTGTTTCTGGCTCTACTTACCCAAGAAAACACCCTGGCTGCAAGATCGAAAAGGGGGACGGTTGCTCAGAAGGTTCGAATGGGTTGCAGCACAAACCTGATCTATACATGGCAAGAAAAGTTACTGCTCAAGGTGGAGTAGTAAACCATTGGTATTAA